A DNA window from Lutra lutra chromosome 8, mLutLut1.2, whole genome shotgun sequence contains the following coding sequences:
- the RBP5 gene encoding retinol-binding protein 5 isoform X1: MPPNLTGYYRFVSQKNMEDYLQALNISVALRKIALLLKPDKEIDHQGNHMIVKTLSTFRNYILEFEVGVEFEEDLRIVDGRKCQTIVTWEEEQLVCVQKGEVPNRGWRHWLEGEKLYLMAPNDPCFLAFPFLWILLLHCIGAWE, from the exons ATGCCTCCCAACCTCACCGGCTACTACCGCTTTGTCTCCCAGAAGAACATGGAGGATTACCTCCAAGCCCTAA ACATCAGCGTAGCTCTGCGGAAGATAGCCCTGCTGCTCAAGCCAGACAAGGAGATTGACCACCAGGGCAACCACATGATAGTGAAGACCCTCAGCACGTTCCGCAACTACATTCTGGAATTCGAGGTgggagttgagtttgaggagGATCTAAGGATCGTGGATGGACGAAAATGCCAG ACCATTGTAACCTGGGAAGAAGAGCAGTTGGTATGTGTGCAGAAAGGGGAGGTCCCCAACCGAGGCTGGAGACACTGGCTGGAGGGAGAGAAGTTGTATCTG atggcccccaatGATCCCTGCTTCCTGGCATTCCCATTCTTGTGGATTCTCCTCCTACACTGCATCGGGGCATGGGAGTGA
- the RBP5 gene encoding retinol-binding protein 5 isoform X2, with the protein MPPNLTGYYRFVSQKNMEDYLQALNISVALRKIALLLKPDKEIDHQGNHMIVKTLSTFRNYILEFEVGVEFEEDLRIVDGRKCQTIVTWEEEQLVCVQKGEVPNRGWRHWLEGEKLYLELTARDAVCEQVFRKVK; encoded by the exons ATGCCTCCCAACCTCACCGGCTACTACCGCTTTGTCTCCCAGAAGAACATGGAGGATTACCTCCAAGCCCTAA ACATCAGCGTAGCTCTGCGGAAGATAGCCCTGCTGCTCAAGCCAGACAAGGAGATTGACCACCAGGGCAACCACATGATAGTGAAGACCCTCAGCACGTTCCGCAACTACATTCTGGAATTCGAGGTgggagttgagtttgaggagGATCTAAGGATCGTGGATGGACGAAAATGCCAG ACCATTGTAACCTGGGAAGAAGAGCAGTTGGTATGTGTGCAGAAAGGGGAGGTCCCCAACCGAGGCTGGAGACACTGGCTGGAGGGAGAGAAGTTGTATCTG GAGCTGACTGCAAGGGATGCAGTGTGCGAACAGGTCTTCAGGAAAgtcaagtag